A genome region from Proteus vulgaris includes the following:
- a CDS encoding RNA polymerase sigma factor FliA → MSDLYTAEGVMDKNSLWERYVPLVRHEALRLQVKLPASVELDDLLQAGGIGLLNAVERYDSMQGAAFTTYAVQRIRGSMLDELRSRDWAPRSVRRNAREVTHSIHQLEQDLGRPPLEQEVADHLQIELAEYRQILLDTNNSQLFSYDEWHEIYGESCEPSQDEDHDDNPLQMLLESDIRQRVIDAIELLPEREKMVLTLYYQEELNLKEIGAVLNVGESRVSQLHSQAIKRLRARLNPEK, encoded by the coding sequence GTGAGTGATTTGTATACCGCCGAAGGCGTGATGGACAAAAATAGCCTCTGGGAGCGATATGTCCCGTTGGTTCGCCATGAAGCATTACGATTACAGGTCAAGTTACCTGCGAGTGTTGAATTGGATGATCTTTTGCAAGCGGGTGGAATTGGGTTATTAAACGCCGTGGAGCGTTATGACTCAATGCAAGGCGCTGCCTTTACCACTTATGCTGTTCAACGTATCCGTGGCTCGATGCTGGATGAGCTACGCAGTCGAGATTGGGCGCCCCGCAGTGTGCGTCGCAATGCAAGAGAAGTGACTCATTCTATTCATCAACTCGAGCAGGATCTAGGACGACCACCATTAGAACAGGAAGTTGCTGATCATTTGCAGATTGAGTTAGCAGAATACCGGCAGATCCTATTGGATACGAATAACAGCCAATTGTTCTCTTATGACGAATGGCATGAAATTTACGGTGAAAGCTGTGAACCGTCTCAAGACGAAGATCATGATGACAACCCATTACAGATGTTATTAGAAAGTGATATTCGCCAAAGAGTCATAGACGCGATAGAATTGCTTCCCGAAAGGGAAAAAATGGTTCTTACTCTGTATTATCAGGAAGAACTTAATTTGAAAGAAATAGGCGCAGTGCTTAATGTCGGGGAATCCCGCGTGAGCCAGCTACACAGCCAAGCCATAAAAAGGCTGCGAGCACGCTTAAACCCAGAGAAATAG
- the fliZ gene encoding flagella biosynthesis regulatory protein FliZ gives MSVSTQKKRPLSRYIKDYKHSQTHCLHCHKALDRISLVFNRQVINKEAISEMTDLIDDETWETLQEKFSALCRFCSEIYCNSETDYFDIMSFKQYLFEQTEMSHSTVREYVVRLRRLDELLTSTNFPRQEFTTEKIQSDLSKKLTPSAFSNYNIALRKYEQYLDWCQEPSSMNSNH, from the coding sequence ATGTCTGTTTCAACACAAAAGAAACGGCCGCTAAGCCGTTACATTAAAGACTATAAACACAGCCAGACTCATTGTCTACATTGCCACAAGGCGCTTGATCGGATCTCTCTTGTATTCAATCGCCAAGTTATCAATAAAGAAGCCATTTCTGAAATGACAGATTTAATTGATGATGAAACGTGGGAAACGTTACAAGAGAAGTTTTCTGCGCTGTGTCGTTTTTGTAGTGAGATTTACTGTAATAGTGAAACTGACTACTTTGACATTATGTCTTTTAAGCAGTATTTGTTTGAACAAACGGAGATGAGCCACAGTACTGTTCGTGAGTATGTGGTTCGTTTACGTCGGCTCGATGAATTACTGACTTCAACTAATTTTCCACGTCAAGAGTTTACGACAGAGAAAATTCAGTCAGACTTGAGTAAAAAGCTCACTCCCTCTGCATTTAGTAACTACAATATTGCACTACGTAAGTACGAGCAATATCTCGATTGGTGCCAAGAGCCATCATCGATGAATAGCAATCACTAA